One window from the genome of Nomascus leucogenys isolate Asia chromosome 12, Asia_NLE_v1, whole genome shotgun sequence encodes:
- the FMO5 gene encoding dimethylaniline monooxygenase [N-oxide-forming] 5 isoform X2: MTKKRIAVIGGGVSGLSSIKCCVEEGLEPVCFERTDDIGGLWRFQENPEEGRASIYKSVIINTSKEMMCFSDYPIPDHYPNFMHNAQVLEYFRMYAKEFDLLKYIRFKTTVCSVKKQPDFSTSGQWEVVTESEGKKEMNVFDGVMVCTGHHTNAHLPLESFPGIEKFKGQYFHSRDYKHPEGFTGKRVIIIGIGNSGGDLAVEISQTAKQVFLSTRRGAWILNRVGDYGYPFDVLFSSRLTHFMWKICGQSLANKYLEKKINQRFDHEMFGLKPKHRALSQHPTINDDLPNRIISGLVKVKGNVKEFTETAAIFEDGSREDDIDAVIFATGYSFAFPFLEDSVKVVKNKISLYKKVFPPNLERPTLAIIGLIQPLGAIMPISELQGRWATQVFKGLKTLPSQSEMMAEISKAQEEIDKSLTMRKTSDKPKLKNILQIPDYLKTVKIINKESLRNCPGIKGPKET; encoded by the exons GAAAATCCTGAAGAAGGAAGGGCCAGTATTTACAAATCAGTGATCATCAATACTTCTAAAGAGATGATGTGCTTCAGTGACTATCCGATCCCAGATCATTATCCTAACTTCATGCATAATGCCCAGGTCCTGGAGTATTTCAGGATGTATGCCAAAGAATTTGACCTTCTAAAGTATATTCGATTTAAG ACCACTGTGTGCAGTGTGAAGAAGCAGCCTGATTTTTCAACTTCAGGCCAATGGGAAGTGGTCACTGAATCTGAAGGGAAAAAGGAGATGAATGTCTTTGATGGAGTCATGGTTTGCACTGGCCATCACACCAATGCTCATCTACCTCTGGAAAGCTTCCCTG GAATTGAGAAGTTCAAAGGGCAGTACTTCCACAGTCGAGACTATAAGCACCCAGAGGGATTCACTGGAAAGAGAGTCATTATAATTGGCATTGGGAATTCTGGAGGGGATCTGGCTGTAGAGATTAGCCAAACAGCCAAGCAG GTTTTCCTCAGCACCAGGAGAGGGGCTTGGATCCTGAATCGTGTAGGGGACTACGGATATCCTTTTGATGTGTTGTTCTCTTCTCGACTTACGCATTTTATGTGGAAGATCTGTGGCCAATCATTAGcaaacaaatatttggaaaaaaagataaaccaaagGTTTGACCATGAAATGTTTGGCCTGAAGCCTAAACACAG AGCTCTGAGTCAGCATCCAACCATAAATGATGACCTGCCAAATCGTATCATTTCTGGCTTGGTGAAAGTGAAAGGAAATGTGAAGGAATTCACGGAGACAGCTGCCATATTTGAGGATGGCTCCAGGGAGGATGACATTGATGCTGTTATCTTTGCCACAGGCTATAGCTTTGCCTTTCCGTTTCTGGAAGATTCCGTCAAAGTGGTCAAAAACAAGATATCCCTGTATAAAAAGGTCTTCCCTCCTAACCTGGAAAGGCCAACTCTTGCAATCATAGGCTTGATTCAGCCCTTAGGAGCCATTATGCCCATTTCAGAGCTCCAAGGACGCTGGGCCACTCAGGTATTTAAAG ggCTAAAGACATTGCCCTCACAGAGTGAAATGATGGCAGAAATATCTAAAGCTCAAGAGGAAATTGACAAAAG tctaaccatgagaaaaacatcagacaaacccaagtTGAAGAATATTCTACAAATACCTGACtacctcaaaactgtcaagatcatcaacaaagaaagtctgagaaattgTCCCGGAATAAAGGGGCCTAAGGAGACGTGA
- the FMO5 gene encoding dimethylaniline monooxygenase [N-oxide-forming] 5 isoform X1, whose amino-acid sequence MTKKRIAVIGGGVSGLSSIKCCVEEGLEPVCFERTDDIGGLWRFQENPEEGRASIYKSVIINTSKEMMCFSDYPIPDHYPNFMHNAQVLEYFRMYAKEFDLLKYIRFKTTVCSVKKQPDFSTSGQWEVVTESEGKKEMNVFDGVMVCTGHHTNAHLPLESFPGIEKFKGQYFHSRDYKHPEGFTGKRVIIIGIGNSGGDLAVEISQTAKQVFLSTRRGAWILNRVGDYGYPFDVLFSSRLTHFMWKICGQSLANKYLEKKINQRFDHEMFGLKPKHRALSQHPTINDDLPNRIISGLVKVKGNVKEFTETAAIFEDGSREDDIDAVIFATGYSFAFPFLEDSVKVVKNKISLYKKVFPPNLERPTLAIIGLIQPLGAIMPISELQGRWATQVFKGLKTLPSQSEMMAEISKAQEEIDKRYVESQRHTIQGDYIDTMEELADLVGVRPNLLSLAFTDPKLALHLLLGPCTPIQYRVQGPGKWDGARKAILTTDDRIRKPLMTRVVERSSSMTSTMTIGKFMLALAFFAIIIAYF is encoded by the exons GAAAATCCTGAAGAAGGAAGGGCCAGTATTTACAAATCAGTGATCATCAATACTTCTAAAGAGATGATGTGCTTCAGTGACTATCCGATCCCAGATCATTATCCTAACTTCATGCATAATGCCCAGGTCCTGGAGTATTTCAGGATGTATGCCAAAGAATTTGACCTTCTAAAGTATATTCGATTTAAG ACCACTGTGTGCAGTGTGAAGAAGCAGCCTGATTTTTCAACTTCAGGCCAATGGGAAGTGGTCACTGAATCTGAAGGGAAAAAGGAGATGAATGTCTTTGATGGAGTCATGGTTTGCACTGGCCATCACACCAATGCTCATCTACCTCTGGAAAGCTTCCCTG GAATTGAGAAGTTCAAAGGGCAGTACTTCCACAGTCGAGACTATAAGCACCCAGAGGGATTCACTGGAAAGAGAGTCATTATAATTGGCATTGGGAATTCTGGAGGGGATCTGGCTGTAGAGATTAGCCAAACAGCCAAGCAG GTTTTCCTCAGCACCAGGAGAGGGGCTTGGATCCTGAATCGTGTAGGGGACTACGGATATCCTTTTGATGTGTTGTTCTCTTCTCGACTTACGCATTTTATGTGGAAGATCTGTGGCCAATCATTAGcaaacaaatatttggaaaaaaagataaaccaaagGTTTGACCATGAAATGTTTGGCCTGAAGCCTAAACACAG AGCTCTGAGTCAGCATCCAACCATAAATGATGACCTGCCAAATCGTATCATTTCTGGCTTGGTGAAAGTGAAAGGAAATGTGAAGGAATTCACGGAGACAGCTGCCATATTTGAGGATGGCTCCAGGGAGGATGACATTGATGCTGTTATCTTTGCCACAGGCTATAGCTTTGCCTTTCCGTTTCTGGAAGATTCCGTCAAAGTGGTCAAAAACAAGATATCCCTGTATAAAAAGGTCTTCCCTCCTAACCTGGAAAGGCCAACTCTTGCAATCATAGGCTTGATTCAGCCCTTAGGAGCCATTATGCCCATTTCAGAGCTCCAAGGACGCTGGGCCACTCAGGTATTTAAAG ggCTAAAGACATTGCCCTCACAGAGTGAAATGATGGCAGAAATATCTAAAGCTCAAGAGGAAATTGACAAAAG GTATGTGGAGAGCCAACGCCATACCATTCAGGGAGActacatagacaccatggaagaGCTTGCTGATTTGGTGGGGGTCAGGCCCAATCTGCTGTCTCTGGCCTTCACTGACCCCAAGCTGGCATTACACTTATTACTGGGACCCTGCACTCCAATCCAGTATCGTGTACAGGGCCCTGGAAAGTGGGATGGGGCTCGAAAAGCTATCCTCACCACAGATGATCGCATCAGGAAGCCTCTGATGACAAGAGTAGTTGAAAGGAGTAGTTCTATGACTTCAACAATGACAATAGGCAAGTTTATGCTAGCTCTTGCCTTCTTTGCTATAATTATAGCTTATTTCTAG